In the genome of Nymphaea colorata isolate Beijing-Zhang1983 chromosome 9, ASM883128v2, whole genome shotgun sequence, one region contains:
- the LOC116260269 gene encoding quinolinate phosphoribosyltransferase [decarboxylating] 1a isoform X2: MLKYPSPVAIGYRKSSIFHCTSPSRSLPIRRRGGIAMSSLTKEVPRIAVDPMVVAPPSHPTYDLKAVIRLALSEDAGDRGDVTCLATIPITEKVEAHFLAKEDGIVAGIALADMIFKEVDPSLKVEWYARDGDCIHKGLQFGRVQGGAHSILIAERIVLNFMQRMSGIATHTKAMADAASPACILETRKTAPGLRLVDKWAVLIGGGKNHRMGLFDMVMIKDNHISIAGGVASALRSVDEYIESNKLQMGVEIETRTIEEVNEVLNYAAQRESSLTRIMLDNMVIPLPDDDVDVSMLKEAVDLINGRFETEASGNVTIKTVKKIGQTGVTYISSDIR, translated from the exons ATGCTGAAGTACCCATCACCTGTGGCGATTGGCTATCGTAAATCGAGTATCTTTCACTGCACATCTCCCTCACGGTCTCTGCCTATCCGAAG GAGAGGAGGAATCGCGATGTCTTCCTTGACCAAGGAGGTCCCGAGAATCGCCGTCGATCCCATGGTGGTAGCCCCTCCTTCTCACCCCACCTACGACCTTAAGGCTGTCATAAGGCTTGCGCTTTCGGAAGACGCCGGTGATCGAG GAGATGTAACTTGTTTGGCTACCATCCCAATTACTGAGAAGGTGGAAGCACATTTTTTAGCTAAGGAGGATGGAATTGTTGCCGGAATTGCACTTGCTGATATGATCTTCAAGGAAGTTGATCCTTCATTAAAG GTTGAATGGTACGCAAGAGATGGTGACTGCATACATAAAGGCTTACAATTTGGTCGAGTGCAGG GAGGTGCTCATAGTATACTGATTGCAGAAAGAATTGTGCTCAATTTTATGCAAAGAATGAGTGGAATTGCCACACATACAAAG GCAATGGCTGATGCTGCAAGTCCTGCATGTATTCTAGAGACACGGAAAACTGCACCTGGTTTACGTTTGGTGGACAAGTGGGCG GTGCTGATTGGTGGTGGAAAGAACCACAGAATGGGCTTGTTTGATATGGTCATGATCAAAGATAATCATATATCAATAGCTGGAGGTGTTGCAAGTGCGCTTAGATCTGTGGATGAGTATATAGAAAGTAACAAGCTTCAAATGGGTGTGGag ATTGAGACAAGGACAATTGAAGAAGTAAATGAAGTATTAAATTATGCAGCACAAAGGGAATCTTCATTGACACGCATAATGCTGGACAATATGGTTATACCCCTTCCAGATGATGATGTGGATGTCTCTATGCTTAAAGAAGCTGTTGACCTAATAAATGGGAGATTTGAGACGGAG GCTTCTGGTAATGTCACCATCAAGACAGTTAAAAAAATCGGGCAGACTGGAGTGACCTATATTTCGAG TGATATAAGGTGA
- the LOC116260269 gene encoding quinolinate phosphoribosyltransferase [decarboxylating] 1a isoform X1: MLKYPSPVAIGYRKSSIFHCTSPSRSLPIRRRGGIAMSSLTKEVPRIAVDPMVVAPPSHPTYDLKAVIRLALSEDAGDRGDVTCLATIPITEKVEAHFLAKEDGIVAGIALADMIFKEVDPSLKVEWYARDGDCIHKGLQFGRVQGGAHSILIAERIVLNFMQRMSGIATHTKAMADAASPACILETRKTAPGLRLVDKWAVLIGGGKNHRMGLFDMVMIKDNHISIAGGVASALRSVDEYIESNKLQMGVEIETRTIEEVNEVLNYAAQRESSLTRIMLDNMVIPLPDDDVDVSMLKEAVDLINGRFETEASGNVTIKTVKKIGQTGVTYISSGALTHSVKALDISLKIDTELALAVGRRTKRA; this comes from the exons ATGCTGAAGTACCCATCACCTGTGGCGATTGGCTATCGTAAATCGAGTATCTTTCACTGCACATCTCCCTCACGGTCTCTGCCTATCCGAAG GAGAGGAGGAATCGCGATGTCTTCCTTGACCAAGGAGGTCCCGAGAATCGCCGTCGATCCCATGGTGGTAGCCCCTCCTTCTCACCCCACCTACGACCTTAAGGCTGTCATAAGGCTTGCGCTTTCGGAAGACGCCGGTGATCGAG GAGATGTAACTTGTTTGGCTACCATCCCAATTACTGAGAAGGTGGAAGCACATTTTTTAGCTAAGGAGGATGGAATTGTTGCCGGAATTGCACTTGCTGATATGATCTTCAAGGAAGTTGATCCTTCATTAAAG GTTGAATGGTACGCAAGAGATGGTGACTGCATACATAAAGGCTTACAATTTGGTCGAGTGCAGG GAGGTGCTCATAGTATACTGATTGCAGAAAGAATTGTGCTCAATTTTATGCAAAGAATGAGTGGAATTGCCACACATACAAAG GCAATGGCTGATGCTGCAAGTCCTGCATGTATTCTAGAGACACGGAAAACTGCACCTGGTTTACGTTTGGTGGACAAGTGGGCG GTGCTGATTGGTGGTGGAAAGAACCACAGAATGGGCTTGTTTGATATGGTCATGATCAAAGATAATCATATATCAATAGCTGGAGGTGTTGCAAGTGCGCTTAGATCTGTGGATGAGTATATAGAAAGTAACAAGCTTCAAATGGGTGTGGag ATTGAGACAAGGACAATTGAAGAAGTAAATGAAGTATTAAATTATGCAGCACAAAGGGAATCTTCATTGACACGCATAATGCTGGACAATATGGTTATACCCCTTCCAGATGATGATGTGGATGTCTCTATGCTTAAAGAAGCTGTTGACCTAATAAATGGGAGATTTGAGACGGAG GCTTCTGGTAATGTCACCATCAAGACAGTTAAAAAAATCGGGCAGACTGGAGTGACCTATATTTCGAG TGGCGCATTGACGCACTCTGTCAAAGCACTGGATATCTCACTGAAGATTGATACAGAGCTCGCTCTTGCAGTTGGCAGGCGCACAAAGCGCGCGTGA
- the LOC116260271 gene encoding uncharacterized protein LOC116260271: MEISSLEALTLTHFSHAHPLHLSQIDDNGQKENPRCGGCHEECSSKDGVYACRSCTYFLHCECADPPREIRHPADELHPLAFLDVPPYPGEVFSCSACRQIGRGFLYRCAACRLDVHPRCARLPACVQHPSHKHALVLATKTAYGGLGFICDLCIRHGRKQWYYRCKPCGFELHTECAIKESSKSSGKSSKKKKGSKDSRAEKEAEKFVKEAVSEVIEEILDNM; this comes from the exons ATGGAGATCAGCTCCCTAGAAGCCCTTACCCTGACCCACTTCAGCCATGCCCACCCGCTGCATCTCTCCCAGATAGACGACAACGGCCAGAAAGAAAACCCCCGTTGCGGCGGCTGCCACGAAGAGTGCTCCTCCAAGGATGGCGTCTACGCCTGCCGCTCCTGCACGTACTTCCTGCACTGCGAGTGCGCCGACCCGCCGCGCGAGATCCGCCACCCGGCCGACGAGCTGCATCCCCTCGCCTTCCTGGACGTCCCGCCTTACCCAGGGGAAGTCTTCAGCTGCAGCGCCTGCCGTCAAATAGGCCGCGGCTTCCTCTACCGGTGCGCCGCCTGCCGCCTAGACGTCCACCCACGCTGCGCCAGGCTGCCGGCCTGCGTCCAACACCCGTCCCACAAGCACGCGCTGGTGCTTGCCACCAAGACGGCCTACGGAGGGCTGGGCTTCATCTGCGACCTCTGCATCAGGCACGGCCGCAAGCAATGGTACTACAGGTGTAAGCCTTGCGGGTTCGAGCTGCACACAG AATGCGCGATCAAGGAAAGCTCAAAGTCTTCAGGGAAAAGTTCG aaaaagaagaaaggaagcaaGGATTCACGAGCAGAGAAGGAAGCAGAGAAGTTTGTTAAGGAAGCGGTGTCCGAGGTCATAGAGGAAATCTTGGATAACATGTGA